From the Kallotenue papyrolyticum genome, the window CCCTCGGAAGGCCGCATCAGCAACGAATCGCCGATGGGCAAGGCCCTGCTGGGACGCGGCCTCAAAGCCAAAATTGAATACACGGTCCCAACGCGCGACGGCAAGAACCACACCGAAAAGCTGACGATCGTCAAGATCAAATAAACAGTTCCCGGTTGATCAGGTGGAGCAAAGGTCACGTCGCGGAGGCTGGCCTTTGCTCCTTTGTTATGCCCTCGCTGTGCGGCGTCGGCACGGCGAGACACCGGAGCAGACATGGAACTGAACGAGCTGCAACAAGCACGTTTGGAGAAGCTGGAACGCCTGCGCGCCGCCGGCATCGATCCCTACCCGCCCCGCAGCACCCGCACGCATACGGCGCGTCAGGTGCTGGACGCCTTCGAAACCCTGGCCGCGACGCAGCAGCCGGTAGCCATTGCCGGGCGCATGCTGCTGCGCCGCGTCTTCGGCGGCTCGACCTTCGCCCACCTGGCCGATGAGAGCGGCCGCATCCAGATCTTTCTCAGCAAAAAGGATCTGGATGCCGCGCAGTACAAGCTGTTCGTGGACGCCACCGACCTGGGCGATATCATCGGTGTGCAGGGCTACGCCTTCCGCACCAAAACCGGCGAGCCGTCGATCTTTGTGCAGCAGTGGCAGATGCTGGCCAAGGCGCTCAACCCGCTGCCGGAGAAGCACGCCGGCCTGACCGACTACGAAACCCGCCTGCGCCAGCGCTATCTGGACCTGATCGTCAACGAGGATGTGCGCGAGACCTTCCGCAAACGCGCGCGCCTGATCGGCACACTGCGGCAGTTCATGGACGAGCGCGGCTTCATCGAGGTCGAAACGCCGATCCTGCAGCCGATCTACGGCGGCGCGGCGGCGCGGCCCTTTGTCACCCACCACAATCAGCTCCATCAGGATCTCTACCTGCGCATCGCGCCGGAGCTGTACCTGAAGCGCCTGATCGTCGGCGGCTTCGAGCGCGTGTACGAGATCGGCAAAGCCTTCCGCAACGAGGGCGTGGACCGCTTCCACAACCCCGAGTTCACCATCTTCGAGTGCTACCAGGCCTACGCCGACTACCACGCCATGATGGAGCTGACCGAGCAACTGGTGCTACGTCTCGCCCGCGAGCTGGTGGGCAGCACGCAGGTGACCTTCGCCGGCCACACCGTCGATGTGACTCCGCCCTGGCCGCGCATTCCCATGCGCCAGGCAATCCAGGAGCGCACCGGCATCGACATCGTCGCGGCCAACACACTCGAAGCGCTGCGCGCGGCGATCCGCGAGCGCGGACTGCAGGTCGATCCGCAGCCGACCTGGGCCAAGCTGGTAGACGAGCTGCTCAAGACCTATGTACGGCCGACGTTGATCGCGCCGTGCTTCATCATCGACTATCCGCAGCCGCTGTCGCCGCTGGCCAAGCGCAAGCCGGACGATCCAGCCTTTGTCGAGCGCTTCCAGCCGTTCATCTTCGGCTCGGAGATCGGCAACGCCTTCACCGAACTGAACGATCCGCTGGATCAGGAGCAGCGCTTCATCGAGCAGGGCCGCGCCGCTGCCGCCGGTGATGACGAGGCCATGCAGATGGATCTGGATTTCCTGAACGCGCTGATGACCGGCATGCCACCCACCGGCGGGCTGGGCCTGGGCATCGATCGCCTGACGATGATCTTCACTGGCCGCGAAACGATCCGCGAGGTGATCCTCTTCCCGCACCTGCGCCGCGTCGAAGAGACCTAGGCGGGCCTGACGTCGCGGCGATCTTCTGGTATGCTACTCATGACCAGCAAGGAACGAGAGTCTATGCCGAAAACCTTGGTGATCGAACGCGACAACCTGCCACAGGTCGTGCAGGGCTGGCTGCGCGCCATTGGCCTGGCCGACGACGAGCAGGTTGAGCTGGTGTTTACCGAGCGCGAGGTGCTGCTGCGCCGGCCAAGCGACCCGAAGCTGCGCGAATGGGCGCGCCAGACGGTCGATGAGTACGATAAGGCCTTCCGACGCATCATCGGGCTGTAGGGCACGCACCTGGAGCCACGCGCTCCAGACGTGAGTCAGGCATGCGCTATCTCACCCTGGACGAATTACTGGACCTGCACACCTTCGCCGTGCTGCGCTATGGCGGTCGCCTGGGCATCAAAAGCCAGGATCAGCTGCGCAGCGCGCTGCAGGCGCCGCAGCAGGTGATCTTCGGCGAGGAGCTCTACCCCGATCTGGCCAGCAAGGCAGCGGTGCTGGGCTTTCAGATCCTCAAGAACCGGCCCTTTCTGGCCGGCAACGAGATCACAGCCCTGCTGGCGATGCTGCGTCTGCTGGAGCTCAACGGCGTGCGCCTGCCGGCGCCGACGGTCGAACAACTGGCCGATGAGGTACGCGCGGTGCTGCTGTCCCGGCGCGATCGCGTCGGCCTGACCGATTGGCTGCGCGAACACCTGCCCGCCGGCACGGCGTCCGAAACCTGGCCCGAGACCCCCTGAACAGCAAACAGGCGCGCCCCGGCGGCGCGCCTGAACGTTGGTGGGCTGCCTGGGTGCCTAGGTACGACGGCGCACGATAAACTCAGCCAGCTCGATCAGGCCATCTTTGGCGGGCGAATCGGGGAAGCTCGTCAGCCGCTCGATCGCCGAACGCGCCAGCGCTTCGGCCTCGGTTTGCGCGCGTTTGGTGGCGCAGACGCGCCGCACCTCGGCCACCGCCGCCGCGACCAACTCCGGGCTGGGGCTGATCGCCTCCGCCGCCTCACGCACCACCGCGTCGGCGCCCATGTCCACGGCGTAGATCACCGGTAGGGTGATCGTGCCTTCGCCCAGGTCGTGGCCGGCGGGCTTGCCCAGCACGCGCTCGTCGCCGGTGAAGTCGAGGACATCATCCACGATCTGAAAGGCCAGCCCCACCTCGTAGCCGTACTGGCGCAGCGCCGCGATCTGCTGCTCGTTGCCGCCGCCAACGATCATGCCGCCTTC encodes:
- the lysS gene encoding lysine--tRNA ligase; the protein is MELNELQQARLEKLERLRAAGIDPYPPRSTRTHTARQVLDAFETLAATQQPVAIAGRMLLRRVFGGSTFAHLADESGRIQIFLSKKDLDAAQYKLFVDATDLGDIIGVQGYAFRTKTGEPSIFVQQWQMLAKALNPLPEKHAGLTDYETRLRQRYLDLIVNEDVRETFRKRARLIGTLRQFMDERGFIEVETPILQPIYGGAAARPFVTHHNQLHQDLYLRIAPELYLKRLIVGGFERVYEIGKAFRNEGVDRFHNPEFTIFECYQAYADYHAMMELTEQLVLRLARELVGSTQVTFAGHTVDVTPPWPRIPMRQAIQERTGIDIVAANTLEALRAAIRERGLQVDPQPTWAKLVDELLKTYVRPTLIAPCFIIDYPQPLSPLAKRKPDDPAFVERFQPFIFGSEIGNAFTELNDPLDQEQRFIEQGRAAAAGDDEAMQMDLDFLNALMTGMPPTGGLGLGIDRLTMIFTGRETIREVILFPHLRRVEET
- a CDS encoding type II toxin-antitoxin system death-on-curing family toxin; protein product: MRYLTLDELLDLHTFAVLRYGGRLGIKSQDQLRSALQAPQQVIFGEELYPDLASKAAVLGFQILKNRPFLAGNEITALLAMLRLLELNGVRLPAPTVEQLADEVRAVLLSRRDRVGLTDWLREHLPAGTASETWPETP